Genomic DNA from Candidatus Omnitrophota bacterium:
CACAAGCTCGGACATTGCCATCGGGGATTTTGGGACCGGGGACAAGTACAGCGCCAAAAGTCTGGTCGACACATACGGCTCATACCCCCTGCTGGCCAACTGGTTCCCGGAGATCTCGCGAAGCATCCGCTCCCTGCCTCTTCACAGGCCAAGGTCCGAGTTCCTGAACATCAAAACATCTGTTTTGCGCGATCTTTTGATCAATAACAGGAATTTTGCTTATGAGCAGACCCTGAATTTTCTCATCAAGTCCTGGAGTTATGATCAGGCAAAATGGAAACACCAGATATCCACATACCCTTTGGGCAGCCTGTCCGACAACAAGTCTTTCCGGGATTACAGGACATGCGTCGACCAGATCGAGAGGATCGAGCGGATGCTTTCCCTGTTATGGCGGGAGATCAAGGAGCCCCAAAAAGGCGCAGAGGAAAGCGATAAGGAGTTCGAAGAGCAATATACCGTGTTCAGCAATCAATACGACCTCCTCGTCGGCAAATCGAACAGCATCATCGACACGGCGAGGACGACGATCCGGGCGCTGCTGGGGGTGTAGGGCAGGATAAAGGGTAAAAGGCGATGGGGACAGTCCTGACAGGGGCTGAGATACCCCCGATTGGTTTAGGCATGGGCCAATCAGGAATGCGTGTCCCCTAAAAGGTGACTGTCACCCGCTGTTGTTACGAATAATCACGGGAAACATGGCTACGCATATTCCAAACGCTATCCATTTTATCCTCATGGCAATTCTGGATGTACTCATAAGAATTTTCTAATTTGAGTCTTGTCAATCATATAACCGGTCAAAACTATGGATTGAGATTTTCAGAATGCTTCCTTAAAATCTCTTTAACATGTTTGGGCAATTTTTCGAATGCAATTTTTGCTTTATTCTTCAATCCTTCGTACACCCTTATATCATCATCCATCCAAATTAAATCCAACCGCCTTATGTGTTTTTCCCCAATATGGGTATACTCCTCAGGCGAAGCCCAATAGCAACTCTTGCAAATGAACGGTTGTTTCTTACTTTTCCAATTTTCGCAATGTTCGCATGACCATGATTTTGCCCTATTACAAGACCCACACAACAACATATAATTTAATACATCGCGACTGGAGAAATCCTTGTCGGTCGAAATTTCGTATGGGATCCTGTGATCAATTTGCAAATACCTTTCATCGAATTCCTCCAAACAAATGTAACACTTCCCCGCACCCACAACGATTAATTCGTTCTTGAAATCTTTTGAGAATACTTTTCTCCCACCTAATTTATCATTGATAATTTTTGATAGATCGCCAAATTTGTATGCAGCTATGCTTCTTCCCGAAGAGCCCTTTACGCGGAAAGTTTCTAAAGGGACCCCTTGTTCTCTAACATCTCTGGCGGCTCTTGGTGGGTGTGAATAGCCGTATTTTGACTCCAATTCTTCGGTTGTAATAAATCCATGCTTTAAGATGTGTTCGATAACTACGCGGGGACGCTTGGAAGTGATTTTCTTTAATTTCGCAAGCAGCTTAAGAGGGACGGTTTTCTTCATTGGAAACTTCCAGCTAACTCCAGCTGTTCTTCCCGAGCAAAATTAGATTCCCGGATCTTATTATTTAAGGCCTGCGACAAATAAATGGATTCAAAAGTAATGGCTTGCCTACCCAATAGAGTTGCTTGAGTTGATTTGCCTGCATTGATCTCTAAATGAGTTAATTGCAAATGTCCTGGCAGCTTCTCTCCGTGAAGCTTGTCTCCCGTTCTACCATCATAACTGACAATGAATGGGACATCTTTTCTGTTTAAATTCTCTAACATTGTTACAAACTCATCAAATTTAACCCCCCGGATATATCTTTGATCTCGATTACAACAAACTCCTTGATAAGGCGGGTCCATATAGACCAGGTCATTCTGTGTGGCTACGTTTAACACATCTTTATAATCTTCTGACAGGAATGTAACTCGTCCCCGCAACAAATATGACGAACGAAAGATATTTTCTTTCATACTTGCCGGGCTCATACCTCTCCTGCGATTATCTGGGCTTTGGTTAAATTCTCCAAATGAATTGTATCTGATGGCGGCTTTTACGCATCTCGCCATAAGATACAACAAATACTCAGGGCGCTTTGTTCTGTTAAACTTTTCACGAATTTGATTATAATATTGATGTTCTCTTTCAAGTTGCTCATTCCAGAGATTTTTATATTTTAAACTTATCTCTTGAGGTTGATCAACAATAGTTCTCCATAGATTAATTAAAGGCTCATTAGCATCATTAATTACAAAACTCGTTGCCTTGTTGTAAGTAGCAGCGGCTAAAGAAATTGCAGCGGACCCCGCAAATGGCTCAATAAGACGAAAATTGGATTTCTCAGGAAAATACGATAGAATTTTTCTTGCTATTCTTCTTTTGCTACCTTGATATGGGAATGGTTGTGGAATTTTCATAGTTAACTCGAATAGTTTCATTTTAATCCCCCTTATAAGGTTAGACAAGCCAAAACTCTTCTTTAAAATTTAATTTATTAAAAGGCAACTTCGGGGAAAAGGGGGGCAAACTATTTATAC
This window encodes:
- a CDS encoding DNA adenine methylase; amino-acid sequence: MKLFELTMKIPQPFPYQGSKRRIARKILSYFPEKSNFRLIEPFAGSAAISLAAATYNKATSFVINDANEPLINLWRTIVDQPQEISLKYKNLWNEQLEREHQYYNQIREKFNRTKRPEYLLYLMARCVKAAIRYNSFGEFNQSPDNRRRGMSPASMKENIFRSSYLLRGRVTFLSEDYKDVLNVATQNDLVYMDPPYQGVCCNRDQRYIRGVKFDEFVTMLENLNRKDVPFIVSYDGRTGDKLHGEKLPGHLQLTHLEINAGKSTQATLLGRQAITFESIYLSQALNNKIRESNFAREEQLELAGSFQ
- a CDS encoding HNH endonuclease signature motif containing protein, whose amino-acid sequence is MKKTVPLKLLAKLKKITSKRPRVVIEHILKHGFITTEELESKYGYSHPPRAARDVREQGVPLETFRVKGSSGRSIAAYKFGDLSKIINDKLGGRKVFSKDFKNELIVVGAGKCYICLEEFDERYLQIDHRIPYEISTDKDFSSRDVLNYMLLCGSCNRAKSWSCEHCENWKSKKQPFICKSCYWASPEEYTHIGEKHIRRLDLIWMDDDIRVYEGLKNKAKIAFEKLPKHVKEILRKHSENLNP